Proteins encoded in a region of the Paenibacillus pedocola genome:
- a CDS encoding sugar ABC transporter ATP-binding protein produces the protein MSTQKPILQMKQIHKRFPGVKALSNVNLRLFPGEVHALMGENGAGKSTLIKVLTGVYSIDEGSVEMEEAPISVQSPLESQAAGISTVYQEVNLCPNLTVAENIFIGREPRKFGRILWKEMNKRAQEILSERLNLQIDVTEPLYMYSVAVQQLVAIARALNISAKVLILDEPTSSLDKNEVQQLFRIMEKLKQDGLAILFVTHFLDQMYEISDRVTILRNGEFVGEYMAKDLPRLDLVLKMIGKELNLLEELPSLAEEYKDSLGEELVKAEGLGRKGAIEPFDLSIHKGEVVGLAGLLGSGRTEAARLFFGADKPDSGKLKFSGRSEGVHTPREAIGRRIAFCSENRKTEGIIGDLTVRENIILALQAKQGVFRTISRKQQEEYADEYIRMLNINPPSPDHLIKNLSGGNQQKVLLARWLLTSPQLFILDEPTRGIDIGAKAEIQKLVLSLSRQGMSFLFISSELEEVLRVSGRIAILRDRRKVKEISGKDMSQHQIMQAIAGG, from the coding sequence ATGAGCACTCAGAAGCCCATACTGCAGATGAAGCAGATTCACAAGCGGTTTCCAGGTGTCAAAGCACTAAGTAATGTGAATCTCCGTCTGTTTCCGGGTGAGGTTCATGCATTGATGGGTGAGAATGGCGCTGGCAAGTCGACGCTGATCAAGGTGCTGACCGGTGTGTATTCGATAGATGAGGGCAGCGTGGAAATGGAGGAGGCTCCTATTTCGGTGCAGAGTCCGCTGGAGTCACAGGCTGCGGGAATCAGCACCGTATATCAGGAAGTCAACCTATGTCCTAATCTGACAGTTGCGGAGAACATATTTATTGGAAGAGAACCGAGAAAATTCGGGAGAATTCTATGGAAGGAAATGAATAAGCGCGCTCAGGAAATCCTCAGCGAACGCCTGAATTTGCAGATCGATGTCACGGAGCCGCTCTATATGTATTCTGTTGCGGTGCAGCAGCTGGTGGCGATTGCCAGAGCGCTCAATATCTCGGCCAAGGTACTGATTCTTGACGAACCGACTTCAAGTCTTGACAAGAATGAGGTGCAGCAGCTCTTCCGGATCATGGAGAAGCTGAAACAGGATGGGCTGGCGATTCTTTTTGTCACTCATTTTTTGGATCAGATGTATGAGATCTCTGACCGCGTAACCATTCTGCGCAACGGTGAGTTTGTCGGTGAGTACATGGCCAAGGATCTGCCGCGGCTGGATCTTGTGCTCAAAATGATTGGCAAGGAGCTTAACTTATTGGAGGAATTGCCTAGCCTGGCTGAAGAGTATAAGGATTCTCTTGGTGAAGAATTGGTCAAGGCGGAAGGTCTGGGACGCAAAGGAGCTATTGAACCCTTCGATCTGTCCATCCATAAAGGAGAAGTAGTGGGACTTGCCGGTCTGCTCGGATCAGGCCGGACGGAGGCAGCCCGCCTGTTCTTCGGTGCCGACAAGCCGGACTCCGGTAAACTGAAGTTCTCTGGAAGAAGCGAGGGTGTCCATACTCCCCGTGAGGCAATCGGCCGCCGGATTGCATTCTGCTCAGAGAACCGTAAAACGGAGGGGATTATCGGCGATTTGACCGTCAGGGAAAATATTATCCTGGCCCTTCAGGCTAAACAAGGCGTATTCCGCACCATTTCCCGCAAACAGCAGGAAGAGTATGCGGATGAATATATCCGCATGCTTAACATCAATCCTCCGAGTCCCGACCATCTGATTAAGAACCTGAGCGGAGGGAATCAGCAAAAGGTGCTGCTGGCCAGATGGCTGCTGACTTCACCACAGCTGTTCATCCTTGATGAGCCTACCCGGGGAATTGACATTGGAGCTAAAGCGGAGATTCAGAAGCTGGTGCTGTCGCTGTCACGGCAAGGCATGTCGTTTCTGTTCATTTCCTCCGAACTGGAGGAGGTGCTGCGCGTAAGCGGCCGGATTGCCATATTACGTGACCGCCGTAAGGTTAAGGAAATCTCGGGCAAAGATATGAGCCAGCATCAAATTATGCAGGCAATAGCGGGGGGCTGA
- a CDS encoding ABC transporter permease produces MGKLYKHHLFWPLCILAALLLFNLLYSPDFFSITMHDGHLYGSLIDILNFGAPLILVAIGMTLVVATKGIDLSVGSIVAISGALACLTISKGTDQNALGLIVISILLAVGLSVLLGAWNGLLVSVAGIQPIIATLILMVAGRGIAQLVTGGQIITVSSSKYSYIGSGALATLPFSIFVVVLMLVVALLLTRKTSLGLFIESVGCNPTASLMAGIRANWVILSVYVFCGVCAGIAGLILSSNVSSADGNNAGLWYELDAILAVVIGGTSLNGGRFYLTGTVIGALIIQTLTTTIYMIGVPPEITLVVKSFVVLAVCLIQSDSFRAAIFYRWKTRHYPGEKESIRHVS; encoded by the coding sequence ATGGGAAAACTATACAAGCATCATCTATTCTGGCCGCTTTGTATCCTGGCTGCATTGCTGCTGTTCAATCTGCTCTATTCGCCGGATTTCTTTTCAATTACAATGCATGATGGACATCTATACGGCAGTCTGATCGATATTCTTAATTTCGGTGCCCCGCTGATACTGGTGGCCATCGGGATGACACTGGTCGTGGCTACCAAAGGCATCGACCTGTCGGTAGGTTCTATCGTTGCCATCTCAGGTGCACTTGCCTGCCTGACAATCAGTAAAGGCACAGACCAGAACGCGCTGGGTCTGATTGTAATTTCTATTCTGCTTGCCGTCGGACTGTCGGTCCTCCTCGGGGCGTGGAACGGTCTGCTGGTCTCGGTAGCCGGAATTCAGCCGATTATCGCTACACTGATTCTAATGGTTGCCGGACGCGGAATCGCCCAGTTAGTGACCGGAGGGCAGATTATAACGGTTAGCAGCAGCAAATACTCCTACATTGGCTCGGGGGCGCTGGCCACACTGCCGTTTTCTATTTTTGTAGTAGTCCTGATGCTGGTTGTCGCCTTGCTGCTTACCCGCAAAACGTCTCTGGGCTTGTTCATTGAGTCGGTCGGATGTAATCCGACGGCAAGCCTTATGGCGGGCATCCGGGCAAATTGGGTCATTCTATCGGTCTATGTATTCTGCGGGGTGTGCGCAGGGATTGCAGGACTGATACTCAGCTCTAATGTCTCGAGTGCTGATGGTAACAATGCGGGACTATGGTATGAGCTTGATGCTATCCTGGCCGTCGTGATTGGAGGAACCTCACTGAACGGTGGACGTTTCTATCTTACCGGAACGGTAATTGGTGCGCTGATTATCCAGACACTGACCACTACTATTTATATGATCGGAGTACCTCCGGAGATCACGCTTGTTGTGAAGTCGTTTGTTGTTCTTGCTGTCTGCCTGATTCAGTCCGACAGTTTCCGGGCCGCCATTTTCTACCGCTGGAAGACGCGGCATTATCCCGGAGAAAAGGAGAGTATCCGTCATGTCTCTTAA
- the yjfF gene encoding galactofuranose ABC transporter, permease protein YjfF: MSLNRKYIPIVVTILLFLLMFTAGSFRYTGFFSLQVLMNLLIDNAFLLITAVGMSFVILSGGIDLSVGSIIALSTMVSASLVQQHGWSPAVVIPLVLLMGAAFGCGMGAIIHYFKIQPFIVTLAGMFMARGLCYVISIDTITIDNPFYTSVAQTKIALPGGSFISISAIIALIIAAIAIFIAHYTRFGRNVYALGGSEQSSLLMGLPVARTKVLVYTLSGLCSSLAGIVFTFYMLSGYGLHAVGFELDTIAAVVIGGTLLTGGVGYVLGTFFGVLIQGVIQTIISFEGTLSSWWTKIVIGLLLFVFILLQRVLSANRSSLKQ, encoded by the coding sequence ATGTCTCTTAACCGCAAATATATTCCTATTGTTGTAACGATTCTGTTGTTCCTTCTAATGTTCACCGCGGGCTCCTTCCGGTATACCGGCTTCTTCTCGCTGCAGGTGCTCATGAACCTGCTTATAGACAATGCGTTTCTGCTTATTACAGCCGTTGGAATGTCGTTTGTCATTCTATCGGGCGGGATCGATCTGTCTGTCGGGTCAATTATCGCACTCTCCACCATGGTTTCTGCCAGCCTGGTGCAGCAGCATGGCTGGTCGCCCGCGGTTGTTATACCACTGGTGCTGCTGATGGGGGCTGCATTCGGATGCGGGATGGGCGCCATTATTCATTATTTCAAAATTCAGCCCTTCATCGTGACGCTGGCAGGGATGTTTATGGCCAGAGGGCTATGTTATGTGATTAGTATTGATACAATAACGATCGATAATCCGTTCTACACCTCTGTAGCACAGACCAAAATTGCGCTGCCGGGCGGAAGCTTCATCTCGATCAGTGCCATTATCGCCTTAATTATTGCAGCTATAGCGATCTTCATCGCCCACTATACCCGTTTCGGACGCAATGTATATGCGCTGGGAGGCAGTGAGCAATCCTCGCTGCTGATGGGACTTCCTGTAGCACGCACTAAAGTTTTAGTTTATACTTTAAGCGGATTATGTTCTTCACTGGCCGGCATTGTTTTTACTTTTTATATGCTGTCAGGATACGGGCTTCATGCTGTAGGCTTTGAGCTCGATACGATTGCTGCCGTAGTTATTGGAGGCACGCTGCTCACCGGCGGAGTAGGATATGTACTTGGAACCTTTTTCGGGGTACTCATTCAAGGTGTAATTCAAACGATAATCAGTTTTGAAGGTACTTTGAGTTCCTGGTGGACCAAAATTGTCATTGGCCTGCTGCTGTTCGTATTCATCCTTCTGCAGCGGGTATTAAGCGCGAACCGTTCTTCACTGAAACAATAA
- a CDS encoding ABC transporter substrate-binding protein, whose translation MKLVKWCLILGLLLMTGCSKSSGESSLPTAPPPVSPLITGFEPPGEPNPMKPIILGFSQLGSESTWREANTASIKEAAIEAGITLLMTNAEQDQNKQFEAIRSFIRRDVDMIAIAPVVQTGWEAILEETKEAGIPVIILDRSVNVEDSSLYITFIGSDFYEEGVKAAKYMIDRMRHHSGIIQIAELQGTVGSTPSIDRGLGFRKTIEANDKFQITQTKPADFTQSGGRKIMREFLKQPKDKWPQVLFAHNDDMAIGAVDAIKEAGLKPGSDIIIISVDGTRRAFEQMVDGNINAVVECNPLLGPLLMQAVKEIMAGRTLPKRMVTPEDIFTQELAAKEVEYRKY comes from the coding sequence ATGAAACTGGTAAAATGGTGTCTGATTTTGGGGTTGCTGCTCATGACGGGCTGCTCCAAGAGCAGCGGGGAGAGTTCCCTGCCTACAGCTCCGCCGCCCGTTTCCCCCTTAATTACTGGTTTCGAACCTCCTGGCGAGCCGAATCCCATGAAGCCTATTATCCTGGGATTCTCCCAGCTTGGCTCTGAAAGTACTTGGAGGGAGGCAAATACGGCCTCTATCAAGGAGGCGGCCATAGAAGCGGGAATAACTCTGCTTATGACTAATGCTGAACAGGATCAGAACAAGCAGTTTGAGGCGATCCGCTCTTTCATCCGCAGGGATGTGGATATGATTGCTATTGCGCCTGTAGTGCAGACGGGCTGGGAGGCTATTCTTGAGGAAACCAAGGAGGCGGGTATACCGGTCATTATCTTGGACCGGTCTGTGAACGTGGAGGACAGCTCGCTCTACATTACGTTTATCGGATCCGATTTTTATGAAGAAGGTGTGAAGGCAGCCAAATATATGATTGATCGAATGCGCCATCACTCCGGTATCATTCAAATCGCTGAGCTGCAGGGAACGGTGGGATCAACCCCTTCTATCGACCGTGGTTTAGGTTTCCGGAAGACCATTGAAGCAAATGATAAATTTCAAATCACTCAGACGAAACCGGCAGACTTCACTCAGAGCGGCGGACGGAAGATCATGAGGGAGTTTTTAAAGCAGCCTAAAGATAAGTGGCCCCAGGTGCTGTTCGCCCACAATGATGATATGGCAATAGGTGCAGTAGATGCGATCAAGGAGGCTGGTTTGAAGCCGGGCAGCGATATCATCATCATTTCTGTAGACGGCACCCGGCGCGCATTCGAGCAGATGGTTGACGGGAATATTAATGCGGTTGTGGAATGTAATCCGCTGCTTGGCCCTTTGCTGATGCAGGCTGTAAAAGAAATCATGGCCGGGAGAACCCTGCCCAAAAGAATGGTCACACCCGAAGATATTTTCACTCAGGAACTGGCTGCTAAAGAAGTAGAGTACCGTAAATATTAG
- a CDS encoding alpha/beta hydrolase — protein MDQKAADIAANETPEGTQILYGDFAEGGSYYSCTYRPDVVYATYGDLERRLQIIMPSRSGYKFPLVVFIQGSAWRKQDVYSGLPNLSHIAAKGYVVASVEIRDTDIARFPAAVEDVKCAIRFMRRNAEEYGVDPVRVAVWGDSSGGHLSLMTGLTMGEYDNGLYSEQSDKVSAVIDYYGVSDLLTLGKYNNILDHDAADSPEGLFIGGAVKEHTELAKKASPVHQDLAKALPPFLIVHGDSDHIVHINQSIEMYKALKAHGQNVLFYKVAGADHGPGFWSPQVLEITAKFLSAHLNRPR, from the coding sequence GTGGATCAGAAAGCAGCGGATATTGCAGCCAACGAAACACCCGAAGGAACACAGATTCTTTATGGGGATTTTGCGGAAGGAGGCTCCTATTATTCTTGTACTTACCGTCCTGATGTAGTTTACGCAACCTACGGTGATTTGGAAAGAAGACTGCAGATCATCATGCCATCCCGAAGCGGCTATAAGTTCCCTCTTGTCGTCTTTATCCAAGGTTCTGCATGGAGAAAACAGGATGTATACTCCGGTCTTCCTAATCTCTCTCACATTGCAGCAAAAGGGTACGTGGTAGCCAGCGTGGAAATACGGGACACCGATATTGCACGGTTTCCGGCTGCCGTTGAGGATGTGAAATGCGCGATCCGGTTTATGCGCAGGAATGCAGAGGAGTATGGTGTTGATCCGGTCCGTGTAGCGGTTTGGGGAGATTCCTCCGGGGGACACCTTTCCTTAATGACGGGGCTTACCATGGGCGAGTACGATAACGGTCTGTACAGCGAACAGTCGGACAAGGTTAGCGCAGTCATCGACTATTACGGAGTTTCGGACCTGCTGACCTTAGGAAAGTATAATAATATTCTTGACCACGATGCAGCCGACTCACCGGAAGGCTTGTTCATTGGCGGGGCAGTAAAGGAACATACGGAATTGGCGAAGAAGGCGAGCCCTGTTCATCAGGATTTGGCTAAAGCGCTTCCGCCATTTTTGATCGTGCATGGAGACAGTGACCATATTGTACATATTAATCAGAGTATAGAGATGTATAAAGCTTTGAAAGCGCATGGACAGAACGTTTTATTCTATAAGGTGGCAGGCGCGGATCACGGGCCAGGCTTCTGGAGTCCTCAGGTGCTTGAAATTACAGCTAAATTTTTATCTGCTCACTTAAACCGGCCACGCTGA
- a CDS encoding DUF3237 family protein, which produces MGFEEVLTVHVQIEKSSELRNTDDDSVVMISFTGTVTGKYFEGIVLDGGVDTQIIGRFGDRHSLSARYMLEGKDYTGQPCKIYIENNGDIYKELKTCLFRTTPKMITDSKALSFLNSGIFVGEGHSTEAGVDIKIYRIT; this is translated from the coding sequence ATGGGATTTGAGGAAGTGCTCACTGTACATGTACAAATAGAGAAGTCTTCTGAATTACGCAATACCGACGATGATTCCGTAGTCATGATATCTTTCACCGGCACCGTGACGGGAAAGTATTTCGAAGGAATAGTTCTTGATGGCGGGGTGGACACTCAGATCATTGGAAGATTCGGCGATCGGCATAGCCTGTCGGCCAGGTATATGCTGGAGGGAAAGGACTATACCGGGCAGCCCTGCAAAATTTATATCGAAAATAACGGGGATATCTATAAAGAGCTGAAGACCTGTCTGTTCCGCACGACACCCAAAATGATTACGGATAGTAAAGCATTGTCTTTCTTAAATAGCGGTATCTTTGTCGGGGAAGGACATTCAACAGAGGCAGGGGTGGATATAAAAATATACAGGATAACCTGA
- a CDS encoding winged helix-turn-helix transcriptional regulator produces MLQIKRYNIPVEAALEVIGGKWKVVILCHLILGTRRTNQLKKLMPGITQKMLTQQLRELESDGVIERKVYNQVPPMVEYTLTEYGSSLKDILDSLCKWGENHIVKVHGINHDLLEESILNH; encoded by the coding sequence GTGCTTCAGATAAAAAGGTACAATATTCCAGTTGAGGCGGCGTTGGAAGTCATAGGCGGTAAATGGAAAGTAGTCATTCTCTGCCATTTGATCCTGGGCACCCGGAGAACAAATCAGTTAAAAAAACTAATGCCTGGTATCACGCAAAAGATGCTCACCCAGCAGTTGCGTGAGCTGGAGAGTGATGGCGTAATTGAACGAAAGGTATACAATCAGGTTCCGCCGATGGTAGAGTACACATTAACGGAGTATGGCTCATCTCTTAAAGATATTCTCGACTCGTTGTGCAAGTGGGGCGAGAATCATATCGTGAAGGTGCATGGAATCAACCACGACCTCCTTGAAGAAAGCATACTGAATCATTAG
- a CDS encoding SDR family NAD(P)-dependent oxidoreductase, which translates to MNLGLEDKLVLVTGSTGGIGKGTAKSFLQEGARVIINGRTENGVQAVVEELSAFGTVYGIAADVSTAEESRVLVDKVNELGSLDVLVNNTGVFEVKPFVDVTDEEWLSYYQTNVLSSVRLSRAFLPGMINKNWGRIINLASEAGIKPYPELIPYGVSKTALITLSRGLAELAKGTGVTVNSVLPGPTWTEGFAKFITDLATEKGQELEPFIREYFQESTPTSLIQRFASIEEVADTIVFLSSVNAAAINGIAQRVEGGIIQSIM; encoded by the coding sequence ATGAATTTAGGATTAGAGGATAAACTGGTCCTTGTTACGGGATCTACAGGAGGAATTGGCAAGGGCACCGCTAAGAGCTTCCTGCAGGAAGGCGCCCGGGTCATCATCAATGGCAGAACGGAGAATGGGGTTCAAGCCGTTGTTGAGGAGTTGTCGGCATTCGGTACGGTGTACGGAATTGCAGCCGATGTATCCACAGCCGAGGAAAGCCGGGTTCTGGTGGATAAGGTCAACGAGTTGGGTTCGTTAGATGTTCTAGTTAACAACACCGGGGTCTTTGAAGTTAAACCCTTTGTAGACGTTACGGATGAGGAATGGCTGAGCTATTATCAAACCAATGTGCTCAGTTCCGTAAGGCTTTCCCGCGCATTCCTCCCTGGTATGATCAATAAAAACTGGGGGCGTATCATCAATCTTGCCAGTGAAGCAGGAATTAAGCCTTATCCGGAACTGATTCCTTATGGGGTTTCTAAAACTGCCCTTATTACATTATCCCGGGGATTGGCTGAACTGGCGAAGGGTACAGGCGTAACCGTCAACTCTGTGCTTCCTGGCCCAACCTGGACAGAGGGATTTGCCAAATTCATTACGGACTTGGCTACGGAGAAAGGTCAGGAGCTGGAACCCTTCATCCGTGAGTATTTCCAGGAAAGCACGCCTACCTCCTTAATTCAGCGTTTCGCAAGCATAGAGGAAGTAGCCGATACAATCGTATTTCTAAGCTCCGTGAACGCAGCGGCTATCAATGGTATTGCCCAGCGCGTCGAAGGCGGTATTATCCAGTCCATTATGTAA
- a CDS encoding type 1 glutamine amidotransferase domain-containing protein, producing MTKILMVVTNHSEIKPGKATGIWLSEFAEAYEAFQKQGYEVVVASPLGGKSPVDPGSVDVNTPAEILNSQEHLVNTVPLEEISESQFDAIFLPGGHGTMYDLPGNSKLQQLLRQFYENSKIVAAVCHGPAGLVGATLSNGNPLVAGKRVNAFTNPEESQTGLESDLPFLLESKIRELGAIYVAAPNWVSHVEIDGNLITGQNPQSTLAVADAVIRKIG from the coding sequence ATGACAAAAATATTGATGGTTGTAACGAATCACTCGGAGATTAAGCCAGGTAAAGCAACAGGAATATGGTTATCTGAATTTGCCGAAGCGTATGAAGCATTTCAGAAACAAGGTTATGAGGTAGTTGTAGCGAGTCCCCTTGGAGGAAAATCGCCGGTTGATCCAGGCAGCGTCGATGTTAATACTCCGGCAGAAATTTTGAATTCTCAAGAGCACCTTGTTAACACCGTTCCGCTGGAAGAAATATCAGAGAGCCAGTTTGATGCTATATTCCTCCCGGGTGGACATGGTACCATGTATGATCTGCCGGGCAACTCCAAGCTTCAGCAGCTTCTGCGGCAGTTTTATGAGAACAGCAAAATAGTAGCTGCGGTCTGCCACGGCCCTGCCGGGCTGGTTGGTGCAACATTATCAAACGGCAATCCGCTTGTGGCTGGAAAAAGAGTTAACGCCTTTACCAATCCCGAAGAATCGCAGACGGGCCTTGAATCAGATTTGCCGTTTCTGCTCGAAAGCAAAATTCGTGAGCTGGGAGCCATATATGTTGCTGCCCCGAATTGGGTGAGCCACGTTGAAATCGACGGCAATCTGATTACAGGACAGAATCCCCAATCAACCCTTGCCGTTGCTGATGCCGTTATCCGGAAAATCGGTTAA
- a CDS encoding YczE/YyaS/YitT family protein: MKRYLIKVDTTRLIIMVLGNVFLGMGISIFKLSGLGNDPFSGMVMALADSSGIVYANFLILLNLVLFVIQCIWGRKLIGAGTFVNAIFLGYIATFFYNIWIDLLGEPQMFWQRVVTVAIGVVVCSFGISLYQTSQVGVAPYDSLSLIMNKRFPKISYFWHRMFTDALCALVCFLAGGIIGLGTLATVFGLGPIIQFFDVNFTKKLLAKRGSTAG, from the coding sequence ATGAAGAGGTATTTGATTAAAGTAGATACAACACGATTGATCATTATGGTTTTGGGCAATGTTTTTCTGGGCATGGGAATCAGTATCTTTAAGCTGTCTGGCCTGGGGAACGATCCCTTCAGCGGCATGGTGATGGCACTTGCAGACTCCAGCGGTATCGTATATGCCAATTTTCTAATCTTACTGAATCTTGTATTGTTTGTAATACAATGTATCTGGGGACGAAAGCTAATTGGAGCCGGAACCTTCGTAAATGCAATTTTTCTGGGTTACATAGCTACTTTCTTTTATAATATCTGGATAGATCTGCTGGGCGAACCTCAGATGTTCTGGCAGCGGGTGGTCACCGTGGCGATTGGCGTGGTGGTCTGCAGCTTCGGGATATCCTTGTATCAGACATCACAGGTGGGAGTAGCTCCCTATGACAGCCTGTCCCTGATTATGAACAAAAGATTCCCGAAAATCTCATATTTTTGGCATCGAATGTTTACAGATGCTCTTTGTGCTTTGGTTTGCTTCCTGGCAGGAGGCATCATCGGGCTGGGAACACTGGCGACCGTATTCGGTCTGGGACCCATCATTCAATTCTTTGATGTGAATTTTACGAAGAAGCTACTGGCAAAGAGAGGCTCAACAGCCGGATAA
- a CDS encoding iron-sulfur cluster assembly accessory protein, translating to MKCKINRNATKVLKDMLSTQEAEGKKIRVVITQNHGDHGHYDVTLDTPTEHDEIVATDKGIEVLLDTREPLLDGVWIQYFYVPQEGFFITNPSTGFLEK from the coding sequence ATGAAATGTAAAATTAATCGCAATGCAACTAAAGTTTTGAAGGATATGCTGAGCACTCAGGAAGCGGAAGGCAAAAAGATTCGTGTAGTCATTACGCAGAATCACGGGGATCACGGCCATTATGATGTGACTCTGGATACGCCAACCGAGCATGATGAAATTGTCGCTACCGACAAGGGGATCGAGGTATTGCTGGATACGCGTGAGCCACTTTTGGACGGCGTTTGGATTCAATATTTTTATGTGCCGCAAGAGGGCTTCTTTATCACGAATCCATCTACAGGTTTTCTTGAAAAATAA